The Metabacillus sediminilitoris genome window below encodes:
- a CDS encoding DEAD/DEAH box helicase, with protein MINMVNIVVHAEQIEDYSFYVYCTAEHDERPLEVAEFSRSLFTWHESSFFGTNLEDITYIGTPAVLLSPWMMVEMLGKETFNSLATISFTEETKKLAKTAKEIYELIASGSYVPDFASWKHGVTRFKDAANKLEGFALEWFSAALADMVEKDTVLRNAWADVVNSYPVLTTFQGHFIDEGDFLEKIGWQLDDTPFSVGLRLNEPETDGDDWQLEILLRSKVEEEEVVHFQGEGELPKKWRPYVHKIEREQERFANVVPWLSFRTGTTYVTEDEAWLFLTDASETLINMGVEILLPSWWQVVKESQLMLKAKVSSSPRGQSFVGMNSLIDFNWRFATNGVEMSEEEFLALVSQQRRLVNFKGQWIKLDPAFIKQVQAILKRADREGLHLSDILHQELGAKDLDADYDEILDTRAFANIQIELNQQMKSMLKKLTDTSELPTHEIPDEFLGTLRPYQQNGVDWLLFLRSVSFGACLADDMGLGKTIQMIAYFSYVKDREKPEQPALIIAPTSVLGNWQKEFEKFAPHFRVKLHYGGNRKFAESVKDADVVLTSYGLSHADFEDISSITWSTICLDEAQNIKNAHTKQSRAIRKLRGQHHIALTGTPMENRLTELWSIYDFLNRGYLGSLHSFHKHYVLPIEKERDVEQIEQLQRYIKPFLLRRTKRDEQVALNLPDKQEQKEYVPLSIEQASLYEQLVKDTFEQVNSLAGMQRKALILKMLGKLKQICNHPALYLKEQVPKQLMTRSHKIEKLIELTTNIREQQESCLIFTQYIGMGEMMKSLLEKEFGERVLFLNGSVMKNERDRMVDAFQNKEFPILILSLKAGGTGLNLTAANHVIHYDRWWNPAVENQATDRAYRIGQDRFVHVHKLITTGTIEEKIDEMLEKKQTLNDEIIQSENWITELSADELEELFTLSMS; from the coding sequence ATGATTAATATGGTCAACATTGTCGTTCATGCAGAACAAATCGAGGATTACTCTTTTTATGTGTATTGTACAGCCGAGCATGATGAACGCCCATTAGAGGTTGCTGAATTCTCACGCTCCCTTTTCACGTGGCATGAATCCTCCTTTTTCGGAACGAACCTGGAAGACATTACGTATATTGGAACGCCTGCTGTGCTGCTTTCCCCCTGGATGATGGTTGAGATGCTTGGAAAGGAAACGTTTAATTCGCTCGCAACGATTTCTTTCACAGAGGAAACCAAAAAGCTAGCAAAAACAGCGAAGGAAATCTATGAACTGATTGCAAGCGGAAGCTATGTTCCCGATTTTGCAAGCTGGAAACATGGTGTGACACGCTTTAAGGATGCAGCAAATAAGCTGGAAGGCTTTGCATTAGAATGGTTTTCAGCTGCCTTAGCTGACATGGTCGAAAAGGATACGGTACTCCGAAATGCCTGGGCTGATGTTGTGAACAGTTATCCTGTTTTAACAACCTTCCAAGGACATTTCATCGATGAAGGAGATTTTCTTGAAAAGATCGGCTGGCAGCTTGATGATACCCCATTCTCTGTTGGTCTCCGCTTAAATGAACCTGAGACAGATGGCGATGATTGGCAGCTTGAAATCCTGCTCCGCAGTAAGGTAGAAGAGGAAGAAGTTGTTCATTTTCAAGGCGAAGGTGAGCTGCCGAAAAAATGGCGTCCATATGTTCATAAAATTGAGCGTGAACAGGAGCGCTTTGCGAATGTTGTTCCATGGTTAAGCTTTCGAACAGGAACAACGTATGTCACAGAGGATGAAGCATGGTTATTTTTAACGGATGCGAGTGAAACATTGATCAATATGGGTGTGGAAATTTTACTTCCGTCATGGTGGCAGGTTGTCAAAGAGTCACAGCTGATGCTGAAGGCTAAGGTTTCATCTTCCCCACGCGGACAGTCCTTTGTCGGCATGAATTCACTGATTGATTTTAATTGGCGCTTTGCCACAAATGGGGTGGAAATGAGTGAAGAGGAATTTTTAGCACTTGTTTCCCAGCAGCGCCGACTCGTAAATTTTAAAGGGCAGTGGATCAAGCTTGACCCTGCTTTTATTAAGCAGGTACAGGCGATTTTAAAAAGAGCGGATCGCGAAGGCTTGCATCTGTCAGATATTTTACATCAGGAGCTGGGTGCTAAGGATCTTGATGCGGATTACGATGAGATCCTTGATACACGGGCATTTGCCAATATTCAAATTGAGCTCAATCAGCAAATGAAGAGCATGCTTAAAAAGCTGACTGACACAAGCGAGCTGCCAACACATGAGATTCCTGATGAATTTCTTGGCACCCTTCGTCCTTATCAGCAAAACGGTGTTGATTGGCTGTTATTTTTACGCAGTGTTTCCTTCGGCGCTTGTTTAGCTGATGACATGGGATTAGGGAAAACCATTCAAATGATTGCGTACTTTTCATATGTAAAAGACAGAGAGAAGCCTGAACAACCGGCACTGATCATTGCACCAACATCTGTTCTTGGCAACTGGCAGAAGGAATTTGAGAAATTTGCTCCACATTTTCGTGTGAAGCTCCATTATGGTGGTAATCGAAAATTTGCCGAATCGGTCAAGGATGCAGACGTTGTCTTAACATCCTACGGGTTATCACATGCTGATTTTGAGGACATCTCCTCGATTACTTGGAGCACGATCTGTCTTGATGAGGCGCAAAATATAAAAAATGCTCATACGAAGCAGTCGCGCGCGATTCGCAAGCTCCGCGGCCAGCATCATATCGCCTTGACTGGAACACCAATGGAAAATCGTCTTACTGAGCTCTGGTCGATCTATGATTTCTTAAACCGCGGTTATTTAGGAAGCTTGCACAGCTTTCATAAGCACTATGTGCTGCCGATTGAAAAGGAACGAGATGTCGAGCAAATTGAACAGCTGCAGCGTTATATTAAGCCATTTTTGCTGAGAAGAACGAAGCGTGATGAACAAGTTGCCTTGAACCTTCCTGATAAGCAGGAGCAAAAGGAATATGTTCCGCTTTCGATCGAGCAGGCATCTTTATATGAGCAGCTTGTTAAAGATACATTCGAACAAGTTAATTCCCTCGCAGGGATGCAGCGAAAGGCGTTAATTTTAAAAATGCTTGGCAAGCTCAAGCAAATCTGTAATCATCCAGCCTTATATTTAAAAGAGCAGGTACCGAAACAGCTCATGACACGCTCACATAAAATTGAAAAACTAATCGAGTTAACAACCAATATTCGTGAGCAGCAAGAAAGCTGCCTCATTTTTACGCAATATATCGGGATGGGCGAAATGATGAAAAGCCTGCTCGAAAAAGAATTTGGTGAGAGAGTCTTGTTTTTAAATGGCAGTGTGATGAAAAATGAGCGTGACCGCATGGTTGATGCTTTTCAAAATAAAGAGTTTCCAATCTTAATTTTGTCGTTAAAGGCCGGTGGAACAGGTTTAAATTTAACTGCCGCAAATCATGTCATCCACTATGACCGCTGGTGGAATCCAGCCGTTGAAAACCAAGCGACAGACAGGGCTTACCGCATTGGCCAGGACCGTTTTGTCCACGTTCATAAACTGATAACAACAGGCACGATCGAAGAAAAAATCGATGAAATGCTAGAGAAAAAACAAACCTTAAACGATGAAATTATTCAGAGTGAAAATTGGATCACAGAGCTTTCAGCAGATGAATTAGAAGAGCTCTTTACCTTGTCTATGAGTTAG
- a CDS encoding amidohydrolase/deacetylase family metallohydrolase encodes MKDFVIRNVKRVNGEEIDIVIEDGKIAQIEKAGYGRGKHVLDYSGAYVSSGWIDLHVHAFPEFDPYGDEIDEIGVKQGVTTIVDAGSCGADRISDLAASRKKAKTNLYAFLNISRIGLKRVDELSNLEWIDKGKVVQAVKDYKEVIVGLKARISKSVVCESGIEPLRIARALSTETSLPLMVHIGSGPPTIDEIIPLLEKRDIITHYLNGKQNNLFDAKGNPLQVFKDAIERGVHLDVGHGTASFSFKVAEAAKRHHIGLNTISTDIYRKNRMNGPVYSMANVLTKFLSLGYSLEEVIAAVTTNAANWLKKLELGRIKVGDVANITLFTVQNEPIILTDSEGEKRVADRRIVTKGVVANGEFIEC; translated from the coding sequence ATGAAAGACTTCGTAATACGTAATGTAAAACGAGTAAATGGAGAAGAGATCGATATTGTCATTGAGGATGGCAAAATTGCTCAGATAGAAAAGGCTGGGTATGGACGCGGAAAGCATGTATTAGATTACTCGGGTGCTTATGTATCAAGTGGTTGGATTGATTTACATGTCCATGCATTTCCTGAATTTGATCCGTATGGCGATGAAATCGATGAAATAGGAGTCAAGCAAGGTGTAACGACAATCGTAGATGCAGGAAGCTGCGGAGCTGACCGAATTTCAGATTTGGCAGCAAGCAGAAAAAAAGCTAAAACGAACTTATATGCATTTTTGAATATTTCACGTATTGGGTTAAAAAGGGTGGATGAATTATCCAATTTAGAATGGATAGATAAAGGGAAGGTTGTACAAGCAGTAAAGGATTATAAAGAGGTAATCGTTGGATTAAAGGCACGGATTAGCAAAAGTGTTGTTTGTGAAAGCGGTATCGAGCCTTTAAGGATCGCGCGTGCTCTTTCTACTGAAACATCATTGCCGTTAATGGTCCACATTGGTTCTGGGCCGCCAACTATCGATGAAATCATTCCACTCTTGGAAAAAAGAGATATCATTACCCATTATCTCAATGGGAAACAAAATAATCTTTTTGATGCAAAAGGGAATCCCCTCCAAGTGTTCAAGGATGCGATTGAACGCGGTGTGCATTTGGATGTTGGTCATGGTACGGCAAGCTTTTCATTTAAAGTTGCTGAAGCGGCAAAACGACATCACATCGGTTTAAATACGATCAGTACTGATATATACCGAAAGAACCGAATGAACGGTCCAGTATATAGCATGGCAAATGTACTGACAAAATTTCTTTCCTTAGGATATTCGCTGGAAGAGGTGATCGCAGCGGTTACGACAAATGCAGCAAACTGGCTTAAAAAACTTGAGCTTGGCCGCATAAAGGTTGGGGACGTTGCGAATATAACACTTTTTACAGTTCAAAATGAACCGATTATACTCACTGATTCTGAAGGAGAAAAGCGAGTAGCGGACCGAAGAATAGTAACAAAAGGAGTGGTTGCAAATGGCGAATTCATTGAATGCTAA
- a CDS encoding GntR family transcriptional regulator, producing the protein MRLSRNKGPFYIQVKNELKERIIKGDYPKNSLIPPEPVLEKEFGVSKITIRKAVEQLTIEGYVEKHSGIGTKVLANRAISKLSKGQGFSEYLLSTGYTLRKGSVTITKVDVSSHPILSTYFERECYCIERIYTLNDQPYIHFTHYIPDRFSLSLDPEAFKNSLYELLYEKGVYFNRFQDEFGVETPNEKIVKLLKIESKPLFQRTRYSYDINEQLIEYSIGYYNTDIHKYVVNLNV; encoded by the coding sequence ATGAGATTGTCACGGAATAAGGGACCATTTTATATTCAAGTGAAAAATGAATTAAAAGAACGGATCATAAAAGGAGACTATCCAAAAAATTCGTTAATTCCGCCTGAACCCGTTTTAGAAAAGGAATTCGGCGTTAGTAAAATCACGATACGCAAAGCTGTCGAACAATTGACAATTGAAGGCTATGTGGAAAAACATAGCGGTATCGGTACGAAAGTATTGGCTAATCGAGCAATCTCGAAATTATCAAAGGGGCAGGGATTTTCTGAATATTTATTATCGACAGGATATACCTTAAGGAAGGGCAGCGTAACGATCACTAAAGTTGATGTTTCAAGCCATCCAATTTTATCTACCTATTTTGAACGAGAGTGCTATTGCATTGAGCGGATCTATACGTTAAATGATCAACCATATATTCATTTTACGCACTATATTCCAGATCGATTTTCACTTTCGTTAGACCCTGAAGCGTTTAAAAATTCCTTATATGAACTATTGTATGAAAAGGGAGTATACTTTAACAGATTTCAAGATGAATTTGGTGTAGAGACGCCAAATGAAAAAATTGTTAAGCTGCTAAAGATCGAATCAAAACCACTTTTTCAAAGAACTCGTTATTCTTATGATATCAATGAACAATTAATCGAATATTCGATCGGATACTATAATACCGATATTCATAAATATGTTGTAAATTTAAATGTATAG
- a CDS encoding GntT/GntP/DsdX family permease, whose product MELYLLAVTLLAIVIVILGVAWWKWHAFISLTVASLFLAVMSGLSMDKIVVAYETGVGSVLGHLVGILALGTILGKLMSDSGAGMQVADFFIRIFGVKKLPWAMLLSGFIIGIPVFFDVGIVMLLPLVISIYRTTKQNILLIAIPVLAGLSIVHGLVPPHPGAMTAIGIYNANIGKVLVYSLIIALPAAIIAGPLFAKWVNNRVIPEREPELIRVSKTSEKLPSTGISFFIILLPVLLMVLSVIAPYMALPDGVLKLFIFIGSPVIALLISCFAAFYFLGIRQGMDKNFIKKLSEECLLPVASIILIIGAGGGFKQILIESGVGTSIAQMSENLSLSPIVLAFIVAGLIRVATGSATVALTTAAGIVSPIIEHMSGVNLELLVIATGAGSLMLSHVNDAGFWMVKEYLGLTVNETFKTWTVLETMLSFIAFGTVLLFDLFI is encoded by the coding sequence ATGGAATTATATTTATTAGCGGTTACATTGCTTGCGATTGTGATTGTCATTTTAGGAGTAGCATGGTGGAAATGGCATGCGTTCATTAGTTTAACCGTGGCGAGTTTGTTCTTAGCGGTTATGTCCGGATTATCAATGGATAAAATCGTTGTTGCTTATGAAACCGGAGTTGGGAGCGTCTTAGGCCATTTAGTAGGAATCTTAGCGTTAGGTACGATTTTAGGAAAGTTGATGTCAGATTCAGGTGCTGGAATGCAAGTTGCAGATTTCTTCATTCGCATCTTTGGTGTAAAGAAATTGCCATGGGCGATGTTGCTCTCAGGCTTTATCATTGGGATCCCGGTATTTTTTGACGTAGGGATTGTCATGTTATTACCTCTAGTTATTTCAATTTATCGAACGACGAAACAAAACATTTTATTAATTGCAATACCTGTTCTTGCTGGGTTATCCATTGTACATGGTCTTGTACCTCCGCACCCAGGGGCAATGACTGCAATTGGTATCTATAATGCCAATATAGGAAAAGTTCTGGTCTACTCACTCATCATTGCACTGCCAGCAGCAATCATCGCAGGTCCATTGTTTGCAAAGTGGGTGAATAATCGCGTTATTCCTGAAAGAGAGCCAGAGCTCATTCGAGTAAGTAAGACGTCAGAAAAATTGCCAAGTACAGGAATATCATTCTTCATTATCTTATTACCTGTTCTATTAATGGTATTATCAGTTATTGCACCGTATATGGCACTGCCTGATGGCGTGTTAAAATTATTTATCTTTATTGGAAGTCCTGTCATTGCCCTTCTCATTTCTTGTTTCGCAGCATTTTACTTCCTTGGAATTCGCCAAGGTATGGATAAAAATTTCATTAAGAAGTTATCAGAAGAGTGCTTGCTGCCAGTTGCTTCCATTATTTTAATCATCGGTGCAGGCGGTGGATTTAAACAAATCCTTATTGAGAGTGGCGTAGGTACATCCATTGCTCAAATGTCAGAGAATTTATCCCTATCTCCAATTGTTTTGGCGTTTATCGTAGCCGGATTAATTCGAGTTGCTACAGGTTCAGCGACAGTAGCATTAACAACAGCAGCTGGTATTGTGTCGCCCATTATCGAACACATGTCAGGTGTGAACTTAGAATTGCTCGTTATCGCAACAGGTGCAGGATCGCTAATGTTATCACACGTAAATGATGCTGGTTTCTGGATGGTAAAAGAATATCTGGGCTTAACAGTAAACGAAACATTTAAAACGTGGACGGTATTGGAGACAATGCTTTCATTTATTGCATTTGGAACTGTTTTATTGTTCGATTTGTTCATATAA
- a CDS encoding DgaE family pyridoxal phosphate-dependent ammonia lyase — translation MANSLNAKYGLKRVINASGRMSILGVSAPTDTVMEAMKQGGQNYVEIADLVDKAGDYVASILGSEAAVVVNSASSGIALSVAAIVTQGNRRKSERLHQEDIPKSEIIILKGHNVQYGAPVETMIYLGGGKLVEVGYANEGRAEHIEDAISENTAAILYVKSHHAVQKNMISVEEAWEIAQRNGVPLIVDAAAEEDIQKYVKYSDLAIYSGSKAIEGPTSGIIGGKRNYIEWVKVQLHCIGRSMKVGKETTFGLLQALDEYGKKEDKSEQEKELLQALMPLNELEGVNVTVVQDEAGRAIFRARIQIDPKLAHITAKEVNTGLREGEIAIYTRDYGVRQGYFDIDPRPLQNDDIEVIESKIRELVGGK, via the coding sequence ATGGCGAATTCATTGAATGCTAAATATGGGCTTAAACGTGTGATAAATGCAAGTGGACGAATGAGTATCTTAGGTGTATCAGCTCCGACTGATACGGTTATGGAAGCGATGAAACAAGGTGGACAAAATTATGTTGAGATTGCTGATTTAGTCGATAAAGCAGGTGACTATGTAGCGAGCATTCTAGGTTCAGAGGCAGCAGTCGTCGTTAACTCGGCATCAAGCGGTATTGCCCTTTCTGTTGCCGCAATAGTGACACAGGGGAATCGCCGTAAAAGTGAGCGTCTTCACCAAGAAGATATTCCCAAAAGTGAAATCATCATACTGAAAGGCCACAACGTCCAATACGGAGCACCTGTTGAAACGATGATTTATTTAGGCGGTGGAAAGCTTGTTGAAGTTGGCTACGCCAATGAAGGAAGAGCGGAACATATAGAGGATGCGATTTCTGAAAACACAGCAGCCATTCTTTACGTCAAATCACACCATGCAGTCCAAAAAAATATGATTTCCGTTGAGGAAGCTTGGGAAATTGCCCAGCGAAATGGAGTTCCACTCATCGTCGATGCTGCGGCAGAAGAAGACATTCAAAAGTATGTGAAATATTCAGACCTAGCGATCTATAGCGGTTCAAAGGCCATTGAAGGTCCAACATCAGGGATTATCGGTGGTAAGCGAAACTATATTGAGTGGGTAAAAGTTCAATTACATTGTATTGGACGCAGTATGAAAGTCGGGAAAGAAACAACATTTGGATTACTTCAAGCTCTCGATGAATACGGCAAAAAAGAAGATAAAAGTGAACAAGAGAAAGAATTATTACAAGCTTTAATGCCATTGAATGAACTTGAGGGCGTCAATGTTACGGTTGTTCAGGATGAAGCGGGTCGTGCGATATTCCGTGCACGGATTCAAATTGATCCAAAACTAGCACACATAACTGCAAAAGAAGTCAATACAGGACTGCGCGAAGGTGAAATTGCCATCTACACACGTGATTATGGTGTGAGACAGGGCTATTTCGATATCGATCCCCGTCCGCTGCAAAATGATGATATTGAGGTAATTGAATCTAAGATACGTGAATTAGTAGGAGGAAAATAA
- a CDS encoding sugar kinase, which translates to MSKHVAAFGEVMMRLQVPGYELLSQASTLNYSFSGTGVNVTAALARFGHTGYLVSTLPANAVGDAAVSYLQKLGITQSFIRRDGTYVGMYFLENGFGARPSRVTYSNRLESSFNTSSEGTYDFHNMAKKIDVVHFCGITLAMNDSVRHHMKTFAKAVKENGGTVVFDCNYRPSLWGEDGYEKAKPHYEEMLHLADIVMMNEKDAMFVLGMKTEMEDRREQLMDLIPAVAKKYTISVIAGTHRSINGNNTHSLSGFIFKNQTFTFSKRLTFSVYDRIGAGDAYTSGIIHGEMEGFSPEKTVEFAAAAGMLAHTIVGDTPMSSESEILRTMTESVGDIER; encoded by the coding sequence ATGTCTAAACATGTTGCAGCATTTGGAGAGGTTATGATGCGCTTGCAGGTGCCGGGATATGAACTCCTGTCACAAGCAAGCACATTAAACTATTCTTTCTCCGGTACGGGAGTAAATGTAACCGCAGCTTTAGCACGCTTTGGGCATACAGGGTATCTCGTGTCCACATTGCCAGCGAATGCAGTTGGCGATGCAGCAGTATCGTACCTTCAAAAACTAGGGATTACACAATCATTCATTAGACGAGATGGGACTTACGTTGGAATGTACTTTTTAGAAAATGGATTCGGTGCGCGGCCTAGTCGGGTTACTTATTCCAATCGACTTGAGAGCAGTTTCAATACATCCTCTGAGGGGACGTATGATTTTCATAATATGGCAAAGAAAATCGATGTTGTTCATTTTTGCGGAATCACGCTTGCGATGAATGATTCTGTTCGTCATCACATGAAAACATTCGCCAAAGCTGTTAAAGAAAATGGAGGTACAGTTGTTTTTGACTGTAACTATCGTCCATCCCTCTGGGGTGAAGACGGATATGAAAAAGCGAAGCCACATTATGAAGAGATGCTTCATTTGGCGGATATTGTCATGATGAATGAAAAAGACGCAATGTTTGTCCTTGGTATGAAAACCGAGATGGAAGATCGCCGGGAGCAGCTCATGGATTTGATTCCAGCCGTAGCGAAAAAATACACGATTTCTGTCATTGCTGGTACGCACCGTTCAATCAACGGTAACAATACACATTCTTTGAGCGGTTTTATCTTTAAGAATCAAACATTCACATTTTCAAAAAGACTCACGTTTTCTGTCTATGACAGAATAGGCGCAGGAGATGCTTATACAAGTGGAATTATACATGGTGAAATGGAAGGGTTTTCACCTGAGAAAACAGTTGAATTTGCCGCAGCAGCAGGAATGCTTGCACATACAATTGTAGGCGATACCCCGATGTCATCGGAGAGTGAAATACTGCGGACGATGACAGAATCAGTGGGCGATATAGAAAGGTAG
- the dagF gene encoding 2-dehydro-3-deoxy-phosphogluconate aldolase, protein MTTIKKRFYKDRVSLNVLANSVENAKEVFEAAEGYVLVGVLSKDYPTVEEAVAAMKEYGKEIDEAVSIGLGAGDNRQAAVVAEIAKYYPGSHINQVFPSVGATRANLGEKDSWINSLVSPTGRAGYVNISTGPVSAAQDEHAIVPIKTAIALVRDMGGNALKYFPMNGLSSENEFRAVAQACGEEGFALEPTGGIDKENFETILRIALEANVPQVIPHVYSSIIDKETGKTNVEDVRELLETIKKLVDQHV, encoded by the coding sequence ATGACAACCATTAAAAAACGTTTTTACAAGGACCGTGTTTCATTAAATGTTTTAGCAAATAGTGTCGAGAATGCCAAAGAGGTATTCGAAGCAGCTGAAGGATATGTTTTAGTCGGTGTTCTTTCAAAAGATTACCCAACAGTAGAAGAAGCAGTAGCAGCAATGAAAGAATACGGAAAAGAAATTGATGAAGCCGTATCAATTGGATTGGGCGCTGGTGACAATCGTCAAGCTGCTGTAGTAGCAGAGATTGCGAAATACTACCCTGGCAGTCATATTAACCAAGTATTTCCTTCTGTAGGAGCAACACGTGCAAACCTTGGTGAAAAAGATAGCTGGATCAATAGTTTAGTGTCTCCGACAGGACGCGCAGGATATGTAAATATCTCAACAGGTCCGGTTAGTGCTGCACAGGACGAGCATGCGATTGTACCGATCAAAACGGCAATTGCGCTTGTACGGGATATGGGCGGCAATGCATTAAAATACTTCCCAATGAACGGGTTAAGCAGTGAAAACGAGTTCCGTGCAGTTGCACAAGCATGCGGGGAAGAAGGATTCGCGTTAGAACCAACAGGAGGGATTGACAAGGAGAATTTTGAAACAATCTTGCGTATTGCTTTAGAGGCTAATGTGCCGCAAGTCATTCCTCACGTGTATTCATCGATTATCGACAAAGAAACAGGAAAAACAAATGTCGAAGATGTCCGCGAATTACTTGAAACGATCAAGAAATTGGTGGATCAACATGTCTAA
- a CDS encoding BtpA/SgcQ family protein — protein MTWLKEILGTEKAIIAMCHLLPLPGDPYFNKEKGMEYVVEMARKDLHALQEGGVDAVMFSNEFSMPYLTDVKTETVAAMARIIGELMADMKVPFGVNVLWDAKKSLDLAAATGAKFVREIFTGVYASDFGTWDTNAGETIRHQHRIGAEDVKLLFNIVPEAAKYLADRDIESIARSTVFNNRPDALCVSGLTAGSQTDAQLLRRVKEVVPETVVLANTGVTLDNLEEQLTIADGAVTGTTFKHDGKFENHVDVRRVKEFMDKVKTFRHSF, from the coding sequence ATGACTTGGTTAAAAGAAATACTGGGAACGGAAAAGGCAATTATTGCAATGTGCCATTTATTGCCCCTGCCAGGAGACCCTTATTTTAATAAAGAAAAGGGGATGGAATATGTTGTTGAAATGGCAAGAAAAGATTTGCATGCCCTTCAAGAGGGCGGTGTGGATGCTGTCATGTTTTCAAACGAGTTTAGCATGCCGTATTTAACAGATGTAAAAACGGAAACGGTTGCTGCGATGGCTCGAATTATTGGAGAATTGATGGCAGATATGAAAGTTCCATTTGGTGTGAATGTATTATGGGATGCAAAAAAATCACTAGATTTAGCTGCTGCAACAGGGGCGAAGTTTGTCAGAGAAATTTTCACTGGTGTATATGCCAGCGATTTTGGAACATGGGATACAAATGCAGGTGAAACGATTAGACATCAGCATCGAATTGGCGCTGAAGATGTAAAGCTGTTATTCAACATTGTCCCAGAAGCAGCCAAATATTTAGCTGATCGGGATATCGAAAGTATTGCTAGATCAACGGTATTTAATAATCGACCTGATGCATTATGTGTATCTGGCTTAACAGCAGGCTCACAAACTGATGCACAGTTACTAAGACGCGTAAAAGAGGTCGTTCCAGAAACCGTTGTATTGGCAAACACAGGCGTCACACTAGATAACCTTGAGGAACAGTTAACGATTGCTGACGGCGCAGTCACTGGCACCACGTTTAAACACGATGGGAAATTTGAGAATCATGTTGATGTTAGACGAGTAAAGGAATTTATGGATAAGGTGAAGACTTTTCGCCATTCGTTTTAA